In one Nicotiana tomentosiformis chromosome 6, ASM39032v3, whole genome shotgun sequence genomic region, the following are encoded:
- the LOC104091670 gene encoding remorin 1.4 yields the protein MRRNYYDLGDGEIAAAIAASAFAIYSFEENAGSQYQTKTRGPVRPAEAAPTRRLSMQNGKTSPAITTITPAANDKIQNEISRGGRNAENKADAWEKAQTAKIRKRHDELLSALLAWENEKKMIAKQQMERRKNQLELAMKRNLQHYKNKLARIDHIAKGARTQAEEKRKYEESIVKEKSNKIRSTGNVSVKCFCF from the exons ATGAGAAGAAACTATTATGATTTGGGTGATGGAGAAATTGCAGCAGCAATTGCAGCTTCTGCATTTGCTATATATTCCTTTGAAGAAAATGCTGGCTCTCAATATCAGACAAAAACAAGAGGACCCGTTCGGCCTGCAGAAGCAG CTCCAACGAGAAGGCTATCGATGCAAAATGGTAAAACGTCACCAGCAATAACGACCATAACTCCTGCTGCTAACgataaaattcaaaatgaaatttCAAGAGGAGGCAGAAATGCTGAAAACAAAGCTGATGCTTGGGAGAAAGCTCAGACCGCGAAAATAAGGAAGCG ACATGATGAACTGCTTTCTGCACTACTTGCTTGGGAGAATGAAAAGAAGATGATAGCAAAACAACAAATGGAAAGAAGAAAG AATCAATTGGAGCTTGCTATGAAAAGGAACTTGCAGCATTACAAAAATAAACTAGCAAGGATTGATCATATTGCTAAAGGAGCAAGAACACAAgcagaagagaaaagaaaatatgAAGAATCTATTGTGAAAGAGAAATCAAATAAGATTAGATCAACAGGAAACGTCTCTGTTAAATGTTTCTGCTTCTAA